A DNA window from Choloepus didactylus isolate mChoDid1 chromosome 9, mChoDid1.pri, whole genome shotgun sequence contains the following coding sequences:
- the SFT2D3 gene encoding vesicle transport protein SFT2C gives MADLHRQLQEYLAQTKAGGSAAAVPLLAAEQAEDSGPAEPGLGRAGLRWAWARGPAEPKPAAGPACVPSVPRAQRLAAGGVCLLLAAVCFGLAALYAPVLLLRARKFALLWSLGSALALAGGALLRGGAACGRLLRCEEAPSRHALLYVAALGATLYAALGLHSTLLTVLGACAQVGTLLAALFGLLPWGGVSALRLALGRLGPRAGLAKVLPV, from the coding sequence ATGGCGGACCTCCACCGCCAGCTCCAGGAGTACTTGGCGCAGACGAAAGCGGGCGGGTCGGCGGCCGCGGTGCCGCTGCTCGCCGCGGAGCAGGCGGAGGACTCGGGGCCCGCGGAGCCGGGGCTGGGCCGCGCGGGCCTGCGCTGGGCGTGGGCGCGAGGCCCCGCGGAGCCGAAACCGGCGGCGGGCCCGGCGTGCGTGCCGAGCGTGCCGCGCGCGCAGCGTTTGGCGGCGGGCGGCGTGTGCCTACTGCTGGCCGCGGTCTGCTTCGGCCTGGCCGCGCTCTACGCGCCTGTGCTGCTGCTGCGTGCCCGCAAGTTCGCGCTGCTCTGGTCGCTGGGCTCGGCGCTGGCGCTGGCCGGCGGCGCGCTGCTGCGGGGCGGCGCGGCGTGTGGACGGCTGCTGCGCTGCGAGGAGGCACCGTCGCGGCACGCGCTGCTCTACGTGGCCGCGCTGGGCGCCACGCTGTATGCGGCGCTCGGGCTGCACAGCACGCTGCTCACGGTGCTCGGGGCCTGCGCGCAGGTGGGCACGCTGCTGGCCGCGCTGTTCGGCCTGCTGCCGTGGGGCGGTGTCTCGGCGCTGCGCCTCGCCCTCGGGCGCCTGGGCCCGCGCGCCGGCCTAGCCAAGGTGTTGCCCGTGTGA